Proteins encoded together in one Lysinibacillus sp. FSL K6-0232 window:
- a CDS encoding YkvA family protein — MLEKLKKNKQQASAEDHLATINEEALQQHSKHYSEDGLWHKIKKYAKKAGSSVVYAVLILYFVLQKEEVPKKDKAIIIGALGYFILPFDLIPDMAAGVGYADDIGALLAAIVQVAMYIDEDVKQQAKTKLTDWFGDDVDTSEIDNKLM; from the coding sequence ATGTTAGAAAAATTGAAAAAGAATAAACAACAAGCATCCGCAGAAGATCATTTAGCTACAATAAATGAAGAAGCACTTCAACAGCATAGTAAGCACTATTCTGAGGACGGGCTTTGGCACAAGATAAAGAAATATGCTAAAAAAGCAGGCTCCTCTGTTGTCTATGCCGTATTAATTTTGTATTTTGTCCTACAAAAAGAGGAAGTGCCGAAGAAAGATAAAGCGATTATTATTGGCGCATTAGGTTATTTTATTTTACCCTTTGACTTAATTCCTGATATGGCAGCAGGTGTAGGCTATGCTGATGATATTGGCGCACTTTTGGCAGCGATTGTACAAGTCGCGATGTATATTGATGAAGATGTCAAGCAGCAGGCAAAGACAAAGCTAACAGATTGGTTTGGCGATGATGTTGATACATCAGAGATTGACAATAAACTCATGTAA
- a CDS encoding GNAT family N-acetyltransferase, whose amino-acid sequence MNIRGLQSSDYAILSPLINEWWGGQNMSGKLPKLFFDHFTNTSLIMEDKGEIIGFLVGFLSQSQSNEAFIHFVGVHPDYRKQNIAKRLYDVFFHVVKQYNRNVVKCVTSPTNKVSIAFHTNMGFRMEKGDKIIDDTMSVYTNYGGENQDRVLFYKILE is encoded by the coding sequence ATGAATATTCGTGGTTTACAAAGTTCAGATTATGCAATTTTATCGCCACTCATTAATGAGTGGTGGGGCGGTCAAAATATGTCAGGTAAGCTGCCTAAATTATTTTTCGATCATTTCACAAATACTAGTCTTATTATGGAAGATAAAGGCGAAATTATTGGTTTTCTTGTTGGGTTTTTATCGCAGTCACAGTCAAATGAAGCATTTATTCATTTTGTAGGCGTGCATCCTGACTATCGAAAACAGAATATTGCCAAAAGATTGTATGATGTTTTCTTCCATGTCGTGAAGCAATATAATCGCAATGTTGTGAAATGTGTAACATCACCAACGAATAAGGTATCCATTGCCTTTCATACAAATATGGGCTTTAGAATGGAAAAAGGTGATAAAATAATTGATGATACGATGTCCGTCTATACAAACTATGGCGGGGAAAATCAAGATCGCGTGTTATTCTATAAAATTTTGGAATAA
- a CDS encoding S-layer homology domain-containing protein: MTKKKHKLYTAATTAMAVTALAVVPASAADSFSDVSKDHAHFSSISALHEAGIINGFPDGTFKPLQDVTRGQAAKMIAGAFGLTTDATEEDPNFKDVATSSAYYDAIVTLVNLGVVQGYEDDTFRPNDTITRGQMAVMVAQATGLTAEGESPFADVPQDSPYADAVTALYEAGIAKGLTATEFGVEKNVTRGQLATFIVNALGLAEEEIVVEETTEEQSEEEPTTEEPKEEQPEASTEEAVLADVFAKTLAKQQELKSVKATMTISQSVEVSDGQETMTMDSKGNMSMEIVTEPMQFFTEGTMAITDPTSGEAFELPIKMYMTAKDGMYMYEADQQAWVKFPSQLFEDALSQTGMQPDATEQLEMLQAFADEFTLEETVSHYQLTLKGAGDKFMELVEQQLGAMDLGMDADLEAQLGNMSFDNLAYTLVINKETFDVEEITMDMTINMQVEGNTMKTRQQSTIKYHDFNAVTTITIPQDVLDNAVELDLSEATAALESKKVEVTANK, encoded by the coding sequence ATGACAAAGAAAAAACACAAGCTTTACACAGCAGCAACAACTGCAATGGCTGTGACAGCTTTAGCAGTAGTACCTGCTTCAGCGGCTGACTCATTTTCAGATGTAAGCAAAGACCATGCACATTTTAGTAGTATTTCAGCATTACACGAAGCTGGTATTATTAACGGTTTTCCAGATGGTACATTTAAGCCATTACAGGATGTAACACGTGGTCAAGCGGCAAAAATGATTGCAGGTGCTTTCGGGCTTACAACGGATGCAACTGAAGAAGACCCGAATTTTAAAGATGTAGCTACATCTAGCGCATACTATGATGCTATCGTTACATTAGTGAATCTTGGCGTTGTACAAGGTTATGAGGATGATACATTCCGTCCAAATGATACAATTACACGCGGTCAAATGGCAGTGATGGTTGCACAGGCAACAGGCTTAACAGCAGAAGGTGAAAGTCCATTTGCAGATGTACCACAAGATAGCCCATATGCAGATGCTGTAACAGCATTATATGAAGCAGGCATTGCAAAAGGTCTTACTGCAACTGAATTTGGTGTAGAGAAAAATGTAACGCGCGGCCAACTAGCAACATTTATTGTGAATGCATTAGGCTTAGCTGAAGAAGAGATTGTAGTGGAGGAAACAACAGAAGAACAATCAGAAGAAGAGCCAACAACAGAGGAGCCAAAAGAGGAGCAACCTGAGGCATCAACTGAAGAAGCTGTATTAGCAGACGTATTTGCCAAAACATTAGCGAAGCAGCAAGAGCTAAAAAGCGTGAAGGCAACAATGACAATATCGCAGTCAGTGGAAGTAAGCGATGGTCAGGAAACAATGACAATGGATTCTAAAGGCAATATGTCCATGGAAATTGTGACAGAGCCAATGCAATTCTTTACAGAAGGTACAATGGCAATCACAGACCCAACAAGTGGTGAAGCGTTTGAATTACCAATTAAAATGTATATGACAGCTAAAGATGGCATGTATATGTATGAGGCAGATCAACAAGCTTGGGTGAAGTTCCCAAGTCAATTATTTGAGGATGCGCTGAGCCAAACAGGCATGCAGCCAGATGCAACGGAGCAATTAGAGATGCTACAAGCATTTGCTGATGAGTTTACATTAGAGGAAACAGTAAGCCATTATCAATTAACATTAAAAGGTGCTGGCGATAAATTTATGGAGCTTGTGGAGCAGCAGCTTGGTGCAATGGACTTAGGTATGGATGCTGACCTAGAGGCACAATTAGGTAATATGTCTTTCGATAACCTTGCATATACATTAGTGATTAATAAAGAAACATTTGATGTAGAAGAAATCACAATGGACATGACAATCAATATGCAAGTAGAAGGCAATACGATGAAAACAAGACAGCAATCAACAATCAAGTACCATGATTTTAATGCTGTTACAACAATTACAATTCCACAAGATGTGCTTGACAATGCTGTAGAATTAGATTTAAGCGAAGCAACAGCAGCATTAGAAAGCAAAAAAGTAGAAGTTACAGCAAACAAATAA
- a CDS encoding MBL fold metallo-hydrolase, whose translation MHYVIVTHIHLDHAGGAGLFLQSCPNAKFVVHPRGAAHMIDPSRLIASAKGVYGAEFDRLFDPIVPIAAERIIEVQHKQQLQLGQHHLTFYHTEGHAKHHVSILYSATNGLFVGDTTGVRYPEMDGEAIDLIIPSTSPNQYDPATMEQSIQLYETLQASELYFGHYGAYQNPAEAYRQVRYWTPLFLEAGRKAQAISTNFHEQASFLDARLKELLFRYLQENGIADNHPVYETIPFDTIVSAMGILDYLAKVKASV comes from the coding sequence ATTCATTATGTCATTGTGACACATATTCATTTAGATCATGCTGGGGGTGCGGGTTTATTTTTGCAAAGCTGTCCAAATGCTAAATTTGTGGTCCATCCACGAGGAGCTGCCCATATGATTGATCCTAGTCGTTTGATTGCGAGTGCTAAAGGGGTTTATGGGGCTGAGTTTGATCGTTTATTTGACCCGATTGTGCCAATTGCTGCTGAGCGCATTATTGAGGTTCAGCATAAACAGCAATTACAGTTAGGGCAGCATCATTTAACGTTTTACCATACAGAAGGTCATGCTAAGCATCATGTATCCATACTTTATTCGGCAACAAACGGCTTATTTGTAGGCGATACAACGGGTGTTCGTTATCCAGAGATGGATGGAGAGGCGATTGATTTAATTATTCCTTCAACTTCTCCAAATCAGTATGATCCAGCTACAATGGAGCAATCCATTCAGTTATATGAAACATTACAGGCAAGTGAATTATATTTTGGACACTATGGTGCGTATCAAAATCCAGCAGAAGCCTATCGTCAAGTGCGTTATTGGACACCGCTCTTTTTAGAGGCAGGCAGAAAAGCACAAGCCATCTCAACAAATTTTCATGAACAAGCAAGCTTTTTAGATGCGCGCTTAAAGGAGCTTTTATTTCGTTATTTACAGGAAAATGGTATTGCTGACAATCATCCTGTCTATGAAACCATTCCCTTTGATACTATTGTATCAGCAATGGGGATACTCGATTATTTAGCAAAAGTAAAAGCATCGGTGTAA
- a CDS encoding DUF3221 domain-containing protein produces the protein MSKVDVRVIRDLSASKKRVMANVVQHLEQRHTKKPSKRWQYRVLTAVISICIGLFIYMQYRDAQQQASQMAPILDEKILELSLQSDAEMNGKNRLYKTSFDSFLSIESSFAYAQSKGLVPTQEQIATKLEELKALFYEGAPTLSERLAMLQLSQEEFIESYLKPIAYKIATGELLWDVTKADYPNTSDPIRRWFVEQEAMNYLEQHYQQEIAALREKYKISEKDGQWVFTRSGMVVALKEHEFLVVSGAFPSDIAKLSVEEIVEKHTNGTWFPLVNAPKTLSIGDRVEVQHNKTIAGDGSQAFIDFKDNLGIRIVEEGK, from the coding sequence ATGAGTAAAGTAGATGTCAGGGTAATCAGGGATTTATCTGCAAGTAAGAAGCGTGTTATGGCAAATGTTGTACAGCATTTGGAGCAACGACATACCAAAAAACCATCTAAACGCTGGCAATATCGTGTACTAACAGCAGTGATAAGCATTTGTATTGGATTATTTATTTATATGCAATACAGGGATGCCCAGCAGCAGGCTTCACAGATGGCACCTATACTGGATGAAAAAATATTAGAGCTATCGTTACAAAGCGATGCTGAAATGAATGGCAAAAATCGTCTGTATAAAACTAGCTTTGATAGCTTCCTTTCTATCGAATCCTCCTTTGCCTATGCACAATCAAAAGGGCTAGTGCCCACACAGGAACAGATAGCTACGAAATTAGAAGAATTAAAGGCGCTATTTTACGAGGGTGCACCGACACTGAGTGAGCGTTTAGCCATGCTGCAATTATCACAGGAGGAATTTATCGAAAGCTATCTGAAGCCGATTGCCTATAAAATTGCTACAGGCGAGTTATTATGGGATGTGACGAAAGCTGATTATCCCAATACAAGTGACCCGATTCGTAGGTGGTTTGTTGAACAGGAGGCAATGAACTACTTGGAGCAGCATTATCAGCAGGAAATTGCCGCTTTGCGAGAGAAATATAAAATATCTGAGAAGGATGGTCAATGGGTTTTTACAAGAAGTGGTATGGTCGTAGCGTTAAAGGAGCATGAATTTTTAGTCGTATCAGGTGCATTTCCAAGTGATATCGCAAAATTGTCCGTAGAGGAAATTGTGGAAAAGCATACTAATGGTACATGGTTTCCTTTGGTCAATGCGCCTAAAACATTATCCATTGGTGATCGGGTAGAGGTGCAACATAACAAGACAATTGCAGGCGATGGCTCTCAGGCTTTTATTGATTTTAAAGATAACTTGGGGATAAGGATAGTGGAAGAAGGTAAATAA
- a CDS encoding IS4 family transposase has protein sequence MDKFTRKTSFEQWFSPISSTKFADLVETHQLNNYTKKLYMDSFLKLLLFAQLNEAESMRDVQLKLFSDELQQATKLTSISFSQLGRRLNYVPTEVFQQVFYDLVAQIHEKAQYKQRRQITTPLKIIDSSTLPLNLNNHKWAEFRQTKSGIKLHLRLIYVEEGHSYPDQAILTNAIEHDHGQLELLVDDKECMYVFDRGYLDYKQFDQMTDDGYFFVSRLRKNAAVRVVEAFQLPEESIALSDEMILIGTPQNRAENYFRRVKVTDTKGNELQLLTNRFDLNADEIAELYKSRWAIELFFKWLKQHLNIKKFYAQSEQGVHNQVYIAMIVYCLHVLAQLNTNSSKTYLTIGRLLKAAPWKSAHLWVRKIAGKAIP, from the coding sequence ATGGATAAGTTTACACGAAAAACATCATTTGAACAATGGTTTTCACCCATCTCCTCCACGAAATTCGCGGATTTGGTTGAAACCCATCAATTAAATAACTATACAAAGAAGCTATACATGGATTCATTTTTAAAACTACTGCTGTTCGCCCAACTGAATGAAGCCGAAAGTATGCGCGATGTGCAATTGAAGTTATTTTCAGATGAACTTCAACAAGCCACTAAATTAACATCCATCAGCTTTTCACAGTTAGGTCGTCGGTTAAATTACGTACCAACAGAGGTGTTTCAACAGGTATTTTATGATTTAGTCGCTCAAATTCACGAAAAGGCACAGTATAAGCAGCGCCGGCAAATCACGACACCATTGAAAATCATTGATTCGAGTACGTTGCCGTTGAATTTGAACAACCATAAGTGGGCTGAATTTCGCCAAACGAAGTCGGGCATCAAGCTTCATTTACGACTCATTTACGTAGAAGAAGGGCATTCGTATCCGGATCAGGCGATTCTCACAAATGCGATTGAGCACGATCATGGTCAGCTCGAACTGCTCGTTGACGACAAGGAATGCATGTACGTTTTTGACCGTGGTTATTTAGACTATAAACAATTTGATCAGATGACGGATGACGGTTATTTCTTTGTCTCGCGCTTACGAAAAAACGCAGCGGTTCGTGTCGTTGAAGCCTTTCAATTGCCCGAAGAATCAATCGCCTTATCCGATGAAATGATTTTAATTGGCACACCCCAAAACCGAGCAGAAAACTACTTTCGTCGGGTCAAAGTAACGGATACAAAAGGAAATGAGCTGCAGTTACTTACAAATCGGTTTGATTTAAACGCAGACGAAATCGCAGAACTGTACAAATCGCGCTGGGCAATTGAACTATTTTTCAAATGGTTGAAACAACACCTAAATATTAAAAAGTTTTACGCGCAAAGTGAACAGGGCGTGCATAATCAAGTCTACATTGCGATGATTGTGTATTGCCTACATGTGTTGGCACAACTGAACACGAATAGTTCGAAAACCTATTTAACAATTGGTCGATTATTAAAGGCAGCTCCATGGAAATCCGCTCACTTATGGGTTCGAAAAATTGCCGGGAAAGCGATTCCATAA
- a CDS encoding LysE/ArgO family amino acid transporter translates to MEAFFHGMILAFGLILPLGVQNVFVFSQGATQPNLFRALPASITAAICDTVLILLAVFGLSLIVLQFEWLRISLIVVGIMFLLYIGYTIWRANPATTDNNEALPMKKQIIFALSVSLLNPHAILDTVGVIGTSALKYNGVEQLIFTTACVLISWLWFFGLTITGASIKKLDGSGKLMLIFNKCSAIFIWATALYLASGLR, encoded by the coding sequence TTGGAAGCATTTTTTCATGGAATGATTTTAGCATTTGGGCTTATTTTGCCATTAGGCGTACAAAATGTATTTGTTTTCTCTCAGGGTGCTACACAGCCCAATTTATTTCGCGCTCTGCCAGCAAGTATTACAGCTGCGATTTGCGATACAGTGCTTATTCTGCTTGCGGTATTCGGTCTGTCATTAATTGTCCTACAATTTGAATGGCTACGTATTTCCTTAATAGTTGTTGGTATTATGTTTTTACTTTATATAGGCTATACGATCTGGCGTGCAAATCCAGCCACAACAGATAACAATGAAGCATTGCCGATGAAAAAGCAAATTATCTTTGCGCTTTCGGTATCGTTATTGAATCCACACGCTATTTTAGATACAGTTGGTGTCATTGGGACAAGCGCATTAAAATATAACGGTGTAGAGCAGCTTATTTTCACTACTGCCTGTGTATTAATTTCTTGGCTATGGTTTTTTGGGCTTACGATTACAGGAGCATCCATTAAAAAATTGGATGGCTCTGGCAAGCTAATGCTTATTTTTAATAAATGCTCAGCCATTTTTATTTGGGCAACAGCACTCTATCTTGCGAGTGGTTTACGATAA
- a CDS encoding methyl-accepting chemotaxis protein — MEKKLRYDTQKVHRVNLAIISILAMLICGPMILSKGILFLFVGLIVIALAVCNYFLPIKTYVKGFIFGLIPSSIVFTLFLLDSFSLNKHYILLCTVAIIALYFKKELIIFFGILVNVSFVILYMVNSSSLLGPFDDIIVFITLIAIMNGVVIAFYLLAKWGNELIEHAEIQQNNVQASFNQLQNAFQEIEKSSQALDEHVTQFQQTMQRISGSSKQILLATDDIAASIQQESSSLQMIHSTMRDSVHFINETFTISQNTVAKSTNLQQEVLTGWEKMQDVMAQMKVMNQAIGSTAETVNNLQSSLQTVDSLLMGITHIAEQTNLLALNAAIEAARAGEHGKGFAIVADEVRKLAEESAAITVNITNVTKNLFEKSTEVYQRSGNGEQALQHGESLLQEVSHFFDRLKDSFTQTNTDLTRGMHELSSAISQFEAIQLQIEKLNQMTEQNATSTEEILHSVEEENQLLEIMTATTNRIEALSATLKSLVMTKET, encoded by the coding sequence ATGGAGAAAAAACTTCGCTATGATACACAGAAGGTTCATCGAGTAAACTTAGCTATTATTTCAATTTTAGCCATGTTAATTTGTGGACCAATGATTCTATCAAAAGGAATACTATTTTTATTTGTTGGACTGATTGTGATTGCACTAGCCGTATGTAATTATTTTTTACCCATCAAAACCTATGTAAAAGGCTTTATTTTTGGTTTAATTCCTTCTAGCATTGTTTTTACACTGTTCTTGCTTGATAGCTTTTCATTAAATAAGCATTATATTTTGCTCTGTACGGTTGCCATTATTGCTCTATATTTCAAAAAAGAGCTAATCATATTTTTTGGTATCTTAGTAAACGTGAGCTTTGTGATTTTATATATGGTCAACTCTTCATCATTGCTAGGGCCATTTGACGATATCATTGTCTTTATTACGCTTATTGCTATTATGAATGGGGTCGTTATCGCCTTTTATTTGCTTGCAAAATGGGGCAATGAGCTGATTGAGCATGCAGAAATTCAGCAAAATAATGTACAGGCATCTTTTAATCAATTACAAAATGCCTTTCAAGAGATTGAAAAAAGTAGTCAGGCATTGGACGAGCATGTAACACAATTCCAGCAAACAATGCAGCGAATTTCAGGCTCTAGTAAACAAATCTTGCTTGCTACGGATGATATTGCTGCTAGTATTCAGCAGGAATCCTCCAGCCTACAGATGATTCATAGCACAATGAGAGATTCTGTGCACTTTATCAATGAAACATTTACCATTTCACAGAATACTGTAGCGAAATCAACCAATCTTCAGCAGGAGGTATTGACAGGCTGGGAAAAAATGCAGGATGTGATGGCACAGATGAAGGTGATGAATCAGGCAATAGGCTCAACAGCAGAAACTGTCAATAATCTTCAAAGCAGCTTGCAAACGGTTGATAGCTTATTAATGGGTATTACCCATATTGCAGAGCAAACGAATTTACTTGCCTTAAATGCAGCCATTGAGGCGGCGCGAGCAGGGGAGCATGGCAAAGGATTTGCGATTGTAGCTGATGAGGTACGCAAGCTAGCGGAAGAAAGTGCTGCCATTACAGTCAATATTACCAATGTAACAAAAAATTTATTCGAAAAATCAACAGAGGTTTATCAGCGTTCAGGTAATGGTGAACAAGCATTACAGCATGGTGAGAGTCTTTTGCAGGAGGTTAGTCATTTCTTTGATCGATTAAAAGATTCCTTTACACAAACAAATACTGATTTAACAAGGGGAATGCATGAATTAAGCAGTGCCATTTCACAATTTGAAGCGATACAACTGCAAATTGAGAAGCTTAATCAAATGACGGAGCAAAATGCAACATCAACAGAGGAAATTCTTCATTCCGTCGAGGAGGAAAATCAGCTACTAGAGATAATGACAGCGACGACAAATCGTATTGAGGCATTAAGTGCTACATTAAAGTCACTGGTGATGACAAAGGAAACTTGA
- a CDS encoding sigma-70 family RNA polymerase sigma factor has protein sequence MRIHELEQIMERHTERLIRLAFYYVRDLQSAEDIVQEVFIKFYNNAQSYEERGELKAYLSKLVVNKSKDYLRSWTYRKIQVQQKIFSKQATIRRDMLVQQDEQTLIENAIVALPLKQREVIIHFYFEELSVLEIAALLQIPESTVKTRLRRGRELLKPKLRHIEWEVLIHE, from the coding sequence TTGCGAATACATGAATTAGAGCAAATAATGGAGCGGCATACAGAAAGATTAATTCGCTTAGCCTTTTATTATGTCAGGGATTTACAGAGCGCTGAGGATATTGTGCAGGAGGTTTTTATTAAGTTTTACAACAACGCACAAAGCTATGAGGAGCGCGGTGAGCTAAAAGCTTATTTATCGAAGCTAGTTGTTAATAAAAGCAAGGATTATTTACGTAGCTGGACCTATCGTAAAATACAGGTGCAGCAAAAAATTTTTTCAAAGCAAGCGACGATAAGAAGAGATATGCTTGTGCAGCAGGATGAACAGACATTGATTGAAAATGCCATTGTTGCATTGCCATTGAAACAGCGAGAAGTAATTATTCATTTTTATTTTGAAGAACTGTCTGTTTTGGAGATTGCAGCGCTCTTACAAATTCCTGAGAGCACAGTAAAAACAAGACTACGTCGTGGGCGAGAATTATTAAAGCCAAAGCTTCGGCATATTGAATGGGAGGTGCTGATACATGAGTAA
- the acnA gene encoding aconitate hydratase AcnA, giving the protein MAQGNLHNSRASFEVNGKTYNYYDLAAIEKAGVAKVSNLPYSIKVLLESVLRQYDAYVIKEEHVNELAKWGNGADPEAEVPFKPSRVVLQDFTGVPVVVDLASLRSAMKEMGGDPSKINPAIPVDLVIDHSVQVDKYGNASALQANMDLEFERNAERYNFLKWAQTAYNNFRAVPPATGIVHQVNLEYLAPVVHVNENADGTFETFPDSVVGTDSHTTMINGIGVLGWGVGGIEAEAGMLGQPSYFPIPEVIGVKLVGDLPNGTTATDLALKVTQVLRQRGVVGKFVEFFGPGVSKLPLADRATISNMAPEYGATCGYFAIDEESLNYMRLTGRDEEHIAVVEAYLKANHMFFDPTLEPVYTDVLEVNLAEIEPNLSGPKRPQDLIPLSQMRSRYKEAVVAPQGTQGFGLTEDEFAKTSVAKFAEGDVEIPTGAVAIAAITSCTNTSNPYVLIAAGLVAKKAVEKGLTVPKWVKTSLAPGSKVVTGYLEDSGLQSYLDQIGFNTVGYGCTTCIGNSGPLLPEIEDAIKANDLFVTSVLSGNRNFEGRVHPLVKANYLASPPLVVAYALAGTVDIDLQKDSFGKDKDGNDVFFADIWPSTDEVNAVLNTVVNRELFQKEYETVFTANEKWNAIETSTESLYTFDDKSTYIQNPPFFQGLAKEPEAIQGLDGLRILAKFGDSITTDHISPAGAIGKDTPAGKYLIENGVAIRDFNSYGSRRGNHEVMMRGTFANIRIRNQIAPGTEGGFTTYWPTGEVEYIYDACMKYQEQGTGLVVLAGNDYGMGSSRDWAAKGTFLLGVKTVIAQSYERIHRSNLVMMGVLPLQFMPGESADTLGLTGKEEISVNITDNVKPREVLTVTAKSEDGTVKTFQALARFDSEVEVDYYRHGGILQMVLRAKAAE; this is encoded by the coding sequence ATGGCACAAGGTAATTTACACAATAGCCGTGCATCATTCGAAGTGAATGGTAAAACTTACAATTACTATGACTTAGCTGCGATTGAAAAAGCTGGCGTTGCAAAAGTTTCAAACCTTCCTTACTCAATTAAAGTATTATTAGAATCTGTGTTACGTCAATATGATGCGTATGTAATCAAAGAAGAACACGTAAATGAACTAGCAAAATGGGGTAATGGTGCTGATCCAGAAGCTGAAGTACCATTCAAACCTTCTCGCGTTGTATTACAAGACTTTACTGGTGTACCAGTAGTAGTTGACCTTGCATCTCTTCGTTCTGCAATGAAGGAAATGGGCGGCGACCCAAGCAAAATCAACCCTGCTATTCCAGTTGACCTTGTAATTGACCACTCAGTACAAGTTGACAAATATGGTAATGCATCTGCACTACAAGCAAACATGGACCTTGAGTTTGAACGTAATGCTGAGCGTTATAACTTCTTAAAATGGGCACAAACTGCTTACAATAACTTCCGTGCTGTACCACCAGCAACAGGTATTGTTCACCAAGTAAATTTAGAGTATTTAGCTCCAGTTGTACATGTGAACGAAAATGCTGATGGCACATTTGAAACATTCCCAGATTCAGTAGTAGGTACTGACTCACATACAACAATGATTAATGGTATCGGCGTTCTTGGATGGGGCGTAGGTGGTATCGAAGCTGAAGCAGGTATGCTTGGACAGCCTTCATACTTCCCAATCCCAGAAGTTATCGGTGTTAAATTAGTAGGCGATCTTCCAAACGGAACAACTGCAACTGACTTAGCATTAAAAGTAACACAAGTATTACGTCAACGTGGCGTAGTTGGTAAATTCGTTGAGTTCTTCGGACCTGGCGTATCTAAATTACCACTAGCTGACCGTGCAACAATTTCAAACATGGCTCCTGAATATGGTGCTACATGTGGTTACTTCGCAATTGACGAAGAATCATTAAACTACATGCGTTTAACTGGTCGTGATGAAGAGCATATCGCGGTTGTAGAAGCTTACTTAAAAGCAAACCACATGTTCTTTGATCCAACATTAGAGCCAGTTTACACAGATGTTTTAGAAGTAAACTTAGCTGAAATCGAACCAAACCTTTCTGGTCCAAAACGTCCACAAGACTTAATTCCACTATCTCAAATGCGTTCTCGTTACAAAGAAGCAGTAGTGGCACCACAAGGTACACAAGGTTTCGGTTTAACAGAAGATGAATTTGCAAAAACTTCTGTAGCGAAATTCGCTGAAGGTGATGTAGAAATCCCAACAGGTGCTGTAGCAATCGCTGCGATCACTTCTTGTACAAATACATCTAACCCTTACGTATTAATTGCTGCGGGCTTAGTGGCGAAAAAAGCTGTAGAAAAAGGTCTAACAGTGCCTAAATGGGTAAAAACTTCTTTAGCACCAGGTTCTAAAGTTGTAACTGGTTACCTTGAAGATTCAGGTTTACAATCTTACCTTGACCAAATTGGTTTCAACACTGTAGGTTATGGTTGTACAACATGTATCGGTAACTCAGGTCCATTATTACCTGAAATCGAAGATGCTATTAAAGCAAATGACTTATTCGTAACATCTGTACTTTCTGGTAACCGTAACTTTGAAGGTCGTGTACACCCACTTGTAAAAGCGAACTATTTAGCTTCACCACCACTTGTTGTTGCTTATGCACTTGCTGGTACAGTGGATATCGATCTACAAAAAGATTCATTCGGTAAAGATAAAGATGGTAACGATGTATTCTTCGCTGATATTTGGCCATCAACTGACGAAGTAAACGCAGTATTAAATACTGTTGTTAACCGTGAGCTATTCCAAAAAGAATACGAAACAGTATTCACAGCGAACGAAAAATGGAATGCAATTGAAACATCAACTGAATCTTTATATACATTTGATGACAAATCAACTTACATTCAAAACCCACCATTCTTCCAAGGTCTTGCAAAAGAGCCAGAAGCAATTCAAGGCTTAGATGGCTTACGCATTTTAGCGAAGTTCGGTGACTCTATTACAACTGACCATATTTCCCCAGCTGGTGCAATCGGTAAAGATACACCTGCAGGTAAATATTTAATCGAAAACGGTGTTGCAATCCGTGACTTCAACTCTTATGGTTCTCGTCGTGGTAACCACGAAGTAATGATGCGTGGTACATTTGCAAACATCCGTATCCGTAACCAAATTGCTCCTGGTACAGAGGGTGGCTTCACTACTTACTGGCCAACAGGCGAAGTAGAGTACATCTATGACGCATGTATGAAATACCAAGAGCAAGGTACTGGCTTAGTGGTACTTGCTGGTAACGACTACGGTATGGGTTCTTCTCGTGACTGGGCTGCGAAAGGTACATTCCTACTTGGCGTGAAAACTGTTATCGCACAATCTTACGAGCGTATCCACCGTTCTAACCTAGTAATGATGGGTGTTCTTCCATTACAATTTATGCCAGGTGAATCTGCTGATACATTAGGCTTAACTGGTAAAGAAGAAATCTCTGTTAACATTACAGATAACGTGAAACCACGTGAAGTATTAACAGTAACTGCTAAATCTGAAGACGGCACAGTGAAAACTTTCCAAGCTTTAGCTCGTTTCGATTCAGAAGTAGAAGTAGACTACTACCGTCATGGCGGTATCCTACAAATGGTTCTACGCGCAAAAGCAGCTGAATAA